The following nucleotide sequence is from Scleropages formosus chromosome 4, fSclFor1.1, whole genome shotgun sequence.
ATCTCCCTGTAGAAAAGTTTGCTTGTATTGACCACTGACCATCCGCTCTGACCTGGTTCACTGTAGTGTTGCGCTGCCCTGGACCCCGTGTGGGGCATTGCAGACCAAAGCCGTGGGGTTCCCGCTCCTCCCGTTTGCATGTAACTGTGAGCAATCACAGTCCTCACACTTGAGGAGCTggttgaacattttttttctccatgaaaGTCACCCACTCATTTACTATATCCTCATCATCAAAAATCATGGTATAACATCATTCCAGATGACCATAGCTACCACAAAGCATCTGTTATACAGGAAAAGGGACCCTGGACCTTTTCAACCATGAGCACCTGCTATCATATCTACTAGATACCATTTGCAGCTCTCACAGTACGTGCTGTTTTCAGGCTATTTTCAGGCCATTTCGCTtatgaaaaactgctttttcgCCAACATCTTTCACTTCACTCTCGGCGAGGAAATTCAACAAGGCGCTGCACAGATACAGCGCCGGGAGTTCAAGTTGTGGGAACCTGGAGCATCAGCGACAtagcgagcgagtgagtgagtgatctTCATTCTTTCTCCATCACATCAGCTACGTTCAGGTCTGCCCCTCAAGAACAGAACAGTgcttcatttacacacacacacacacacacacgtgcactcacacacaggaTTGAACACTGACGTGCTCGCATGATCCAGAAAATAGGGTTtaaagcaggagcaggaggaccGTCTGTTAGACAAGGTCTTTGTGTCAAAGGGTATTCCTATTTATTGcataatttatttcctttttgtttttgaagaagGAACAACCATAATGTTTACACATATAAAACAGaatgtacaaaaaatgaaactaaaatgCATGATAGATGGTAATAATTGGCCATATGAAATGGCACATGTATCATTATTCTTGAGCGATATTGTGAGAACTCTTAAAAATCCATCCTTTTTTCCCATATTCAACTATTTGTCAATACAATCTGACCATGTGGACCGTAGCTTGTATCAGAAAGCAGTCATCATTTTGTTCAGAGACAACTGCATACATACCCATGCTATTAAAGAGCCccaatattttaaaagtgtttgcCTGTTGTTTCGTTTTTCCTGAGCTGCACATACTGGGTCatttcttccttcttcttcttcttcttcaaaaaaTGCTGCTCACTTAATTGttgcagattaattttttttagtatcACAGTGTTGATCTTGAGTCGTAGAGCATACCAATAAGAGTTAATTCTGAAACCAACAACCTTGTTAATCCGTCTGTCATCAACAACCCTttgtctagtgcagggtcaTAGTTGCCCAGATCCTATCTCGgaggcacagggtgtgaggtaggatacaccctggatgagacagcagtccatctcaaggcaattacacacttattcacttatcaatacacacaaaaacacacacattataggCAGAGTTGCTCatgtgaaacatgtctttggactgtggacgGACTccagagtacccggaggaaacccatatgatcacagggagaacatgcaaacttcacacatgATATCTGTGCAGATCTTTCAAAACCTGGTGGATGTGATGGGAAGTAGCAGGGGGGTGTTGCTACAGGGGGTGGACTGTTGAAGTCCGTGGAGAAGCATTTGCTGTAGAAGGGCTTCTTGAGTCAACCCAGCCACTAGCCGTTCAAGTAGTGTAGCTGCTCAGGAGAGTATGATAGAGCTGCCTCTTCACGCTCACATAAGGTCTCTAGTTCGGATTCAAAGTATCCTCAGGTGTTGCCTTGTAGGGGAGGTTTTTCCTCGCAATTTCCAAGTGGCAGCCATCCCATAAATACCAGCTTTGAGAAGTTCACAGTGTACGCTTTGTGCTCAAATAGTTCACAGAAACGATTATTCACTTGTGACTCCTGCAGCCACTGCTCTGGTGAATCTTCTCCTTGTTTCCATATGCTGTTGTGATTGTCAACCCTCTGCCTTGCAACTTTAAGTAACTTTGCAAATCTTGTAAGCGATGCACCTGCAATACACCCACTGCTTGGTCTTCTTCAGAAACTGGTAGCCTCTCATGTGGCTTTAGAAAGTCATATTAAAATTCTGATCGCAGAACTGACATTGCTCTTCACTCTGACTGTGACTCTCCTGTGTCTCTTCTAGTCGTCATTGGGGTTTGGTTAAATGagatctttttttgtgttttcacccCTCCCTTTCACATCAGAACTTGTAGcattaatctttatttttcccccaaacagTGCTCTAAGACAACATCGAGAAACATGTTGTGGTCCTGATTTGTATAGTTTTCACAGGGTGATAAAAAAGGGTTGAAAGTTTGCAATAAAATGACACATTCTTAAACACTTGAAGGAATAAAAATAGAAAGCTGTAAAACTGAAActttgcatgattttttttcttgggcaTATATAACTATTTCTGGCCAATGTATAACTACAAATCCAAACTGAATATCTGCTTAGAATACTGTAAACAGTGAACAGTGAGAGTCCAGTTGCTGGAAAGTAGtttgattaataattttaatcgGGAAATgagcatttgtgttttttttcaaccCAAGTTGCTCTGGTGTGTTTAAACATTTGAttagttctttctttctgtatgtATAGTTGATGGACTGATCGATGGATCGTTTGATCAATCAATGGATTGATTGATTAGGATTGTGTAGAAAACTATAGAAATATTGTCCCGATTGAATCAGGCCAAGGAACTATAAAAGACCAAAACCAAACACAGTTATTAATGTCAATGTGTTCAGCATTCTCTCCCTGCTAGGTAAGTTATGCACATCTTCTTATATATTTTTGCACAACGGTTTAGCTGCTCTGTTGTATTATGGCAGGTACCAAGGGATGGGAAGACAAGTTACCCTTCAGTGAACCACTTACTGGACATCCTGGCTTCCTAAAATAGGTCCAGTGAAGTGGCTCAGGGTTGAGGGTCCTTAGGTGTCCTCAGTGTGATACATTTCATTAGTGGCTTTAACAACAGAAGTGTTCAGATGAACTATAAATGTTAACATCAATTAGTCTTGTTACAGAACATGGGATTTACTAAATCTAAAGGAGGTGATGCCTTTCACAGTAGTATTACAGAAACCATCTCCCTTCCCCATAATTCATTACCAAAGGAAGTGGAACTGGGGCAAAAGTAGGAACTGATTTGTTCCATGAAGCTGTCACTGTCAGTCAGATGACTGGTTCATGAAGATGCATTGGATACAGAGGGATGATCATCTCCATGGGTCCTTTCCTTTAAGGCGTCTATAAGCTCTTTGGGTATTTCGCACTGGTATCATTTATTACCAGTAGTTCAGATGTATTGTGGTTGACAACTGAGAGCACAAAGCACTTTGCACAAACGTGCGAGTGAGTATCCAACATGAAGGGCGATCACAgtttgcataaaactttaaagTTTCTAAAAGACTTTTTCAGTTTACTGAATGAGTCAGACATCAAAAGGAAGATCGAAGCAACTTTTATCTCAAACTTTGGTCCAGGtcaatgatgaaaataaaatggaaaatgacatgGAGAAAAATATGGGATAAGTACTGAAGTTGTTAtcagcagtgtgttttctgtttggaaTGTGCTAGAATCGGGCTGCTGgccagctgtacaaattcaGTGAAATTCACCCCAAGGGAACAGTGAGTAGCATCAAGAGTGAGGGAGCCTTTTCTCCAGTGTCGTGCACAAAGGacagtttttgttgtttcttccGTGTTTGTGAGGCAAAAGGGACGTGCATCAAGGATCCTTCTGCTCAGGTCCCCGAAGAACAGCTAAGTCACCAAGCCGAAGGGTGGCctgaaaaaaactattaaaataattgttgCAACAGCACCGTGCCGCTGCGGATGATAGTTGttccatttatttcactgacacttttctccaaagcaacttagaatatGAATTTAGAAGTAGTGATTTATCCACTTCCACAGTAGGGTaactttctttaatttctttgatttttagGTTTAAGCACTGTGCTCaacaaatcccacctcatgctgttGGTCTCAACGCAGGTCCTTTTGAtaggaaggcagcagctctaaccgggGCACCAAGGCGTATCTCTCCCTGCCCActgataggctccagaccaccccAAAAACCAGAGGTCAGTTATTCACCTGTTTGTTCAGCTGGGATTTTTCAGTCAAAACAATATAGAGTAAATATCTTCCTCAAGGGCAATACAACAGTTGATCAGATTCGATCCTGCAAGCTTtaaatccaaagacagcagctctaatcacgaTGCTGCCAGCTTCCCCTGTGCTTGCAGGACACGCCTCGGACCACCACGATCCTGCCTAGGACATGTGTGTATCGACAGTTCAGCTATAAGTAACTTTAACTGGAGTGACTGAGCAATGGAATTGCCAACATGGTCGAAcctgtgtttcatttttaaaggtaTGCACTTTTTGTGCACATAATGGGTACTTCGGTACGTGTATCCCATCTTTTCTCCTGTGGGACCTAGAGCAGGAGTGATGTGGAAGGCTGCTGGGGAGCACCGGAGACGGCCCACGAGGCACAGCTCACAAGACTGTCCGTACAAAGGGCTGTATGTGTTGCTGCAGGAACATGACCGTGCAGAATGTGGTCTGAGAGGACGGGGTCGTGTGAGCACAGCGTGGTCTGACGTGTGTTAGACACGGTGGAAAGCAGCATTAATTTCCTGCTCTGGCAGTTATTCCCCGCAACAGAGCACTTTGCTTGCGGACTCTGCTTGCAACTGCTTCGGCATGAACTTCGAGGAGGTCCTGCAGGAGGTAGGGGGCTTCTCCCGGTTCCAGTTCCTGGTGCTGCACCTGATCTCCTTCTCCCGGCTGGTCATTCCCTtgcacttcctgctgcacaACTTCATCTCGGCCGTGCCCCCCCACCGCTGTGCGCTGCCCCACCTGGAGAACTATGGTGCCCAGGCCGACGAAGAAACTCTCGAGCTCAGCATCCCCCGGAACCCCAGCGGAGCCCTGAGCTCCTGCACAGCCTTCTTCGCTCCCTACGGGAATGTGTCCAACTCATCTGCGGTCGCGCTCCCCTGCCAAAATGGCTGGGTGTACGAACGCTCGAAGTTCCTCTCCACCACCGTCACAGAGGTAGGTCGTTGTGTTGGCGCCAAGCCCAACAGGGGTTTTTAGCCCAGTTTCGACAAAGGCTACCTGCTTAACCCCACTAATGAGAAACCATTATCCGCAGAGCTCAAAAAGAGCACTGTCCCAAGGAAGAGCTGCTGGACTTTCCTGGACTTTGCCAGGCACCCTTATGGAAACACATCTGACTGACTGAAAAACTAATTTATATAATGAGGTTACAAGCGTTACTCCAGCATTTACACGGCCATTCCAGTGATCTGACAGCACCAGCAATCCAAACAATTAGTTCCCCTCCCTTATTTGACCAATAaactaaatcactgtaaaaacatgcagaatGCAGTTCCAAAAATGTCCTCTCCTCAAGTTACGGCTAATGGGAAAATCAAATGTTGACTTGTTTCCGacttttttcaaagtaaatttgGAACTGGAGTTGACAGAAGCACCCAGTGTATGTTCTCgacttttaaattttatcatAACTGTGTATGTGAGACAATTGCAGCCTTTTGCTTTATGAAAAAGGAGcctgtctgctaaatactgCCCAGCTTGAAACCGGAAAGTTTATTACTGCATTCTCTCCTCGGTGAAATGACACTAAAACATTATCCAGCTGCCCAACTCACACACTTATTCAGAAATATTAATCGCATGTCCTTTTTGCACGGCTGGATATCCGCGATACTCATTCCTGCTGCCCCCCCTTGCCCccttctgctttccagtgggaTTTGGTGTGTGACAACATGAAGTTCAACCAGTCTCTGGCCACATTCTTCTTCGTTGGGGTCACTCTTGGTGGAGTGCTCTTTGGAAATTTGTCAGATAAGTATGTTGCATAGATACATCCAGTTGTcgttaattataataataattattattgtcattactatatttaaaaaaatgacacttcTCATGTTCACTTATGATGTGTTTACCTTTTCATGGGTGCGACGTTACAGCAACCCAAATATAAACTGTGCCAAAACATTGGTATTATAAGCAGGGTCTTGCAGGGTGCCTATTGATCATTAATATCCACTTCCAATAATAACTCTTTTGAGAACAGGTGACGAGAAGCCTATAATAACAAAGTTTAATTTAACTTAGGAACTGTGCTGGGTTTGGTTCAGTGTCTCCGTCAGTACAGAGTAGTAGGCAATAAGCTGTTGTAACCTGTGTGTGAACTTGGGTGGAGCCTTTTAATGGAAACCGCTGCTGTCCTTTCCCTCCTTTCTCAATGCCCAGGTTTGGCCGCAAGCCCATGCTCTTGGTGTCATTTGTGTTGGGCGGCATCATGGGCACTCTAGCAGCCTTCTCTGTCTCCTACACGATGTTTGCTGTGACCCGGACACTGTGTGGGGTGGCCTTGACTGGGATCACCATCACAACTATCTCCCTGAGTAGGTCACTGTGTCCAGTCCCACACCTTGTTTCACTGATGGTTGCAGCAGGCGACATAGTGCTTAGAGTTTCGCAggtttgtctctctctcctcctgtaATACACtcgagcaaagtatttaccctaagttgctccataAAAATTCTAAGTAAATCCTGACTAGTTCAACATAGTaaattcctttggagaaaagtatcagctgaatgaatgaaggtaaatgATGAGAGGCGTGATTAACAGGACCCAAACATTTAGTGAAATGTTTCCCCTGGAATCACAGAAGGCGTGATGGGAATGACttgctttattttgttatgCAATGCTGCAGTTTATTGAATCATGAAATTTCTGTCACATGTTTGGAAAAGGCCAAACTGGTTTTTTCAGAGTccactgaaagaaaaatgaggGGAAAGGAACCCGGCGTATGTTGTGTCTTCTGTTGTATTGACGTCGTGGTCAGTGGAACGTGTGGGCAGGAACTTCCATGTGTTCTAATGGACTTGGTACAGTCGTTCATGGAGTCGAGGCAGAATCAGGTCAGCGTCTCCTTGTAGAAATAGCAGAACATCAGCAGAAACAAGCTGTCCACCTGGAGATGTCCTACAACAACAAAGATTGCtttagatatttacatttattcgtttagctgacactttctctaACTTACagctgtgatttacccatctatacagttgagcagttttactggagaaacttttggataagtaccttgctcaagggtactacagctagaggtgcaaatcaaacctgtaacctttaggttcaaaggctgcagcactaaccactgcacttccAGGTGTCCCTTATAATGTGGTTCCTTTAAGACCATATTTTATCTTTCCATCTTATTTAACCTTCAAAAAGTAGTTCTCAGCATAGTTATGTTTTGCTTCAGATATAacctttgaaaaaataacacataGAAAGGCACTAAGTGCAGTCATATTTATGTGTTCGTTTTGcacattcttttctccaaagcaacatagaaaAATGAAGTACTTAGCTGAcattcaaggtgacttaaaatggtAGATACTCTACACTGAACTCCCTAAAGCCATTCATGCAGTTATACACTGCAacaatgttacacacacacacgctatgggtaCTGTAGAGTTACCAGTTTACCTGACACCCACATGAACATCGGGAGAACAGTCAACTCCACACAGGAGAGATCAAACCTATGTCTGATCGCACTGTCTAGGCACTGAATTTTTGAATGGGGAACTCAATCCCATGTGACCTTGGGAGTCTCCTAAGGTGATCCATTGAGCTTTGGAACAGCGAGACAGTTTGGCTGTGAAAGTTCGTGTTTTCCTGCTCTCCCCCAGGCATAGAGTGGGCAGACATAAAACACCGCACCTTCACTGGGATCATCGTCAGCTTGGTGTGGAGTGTTGGCAACATGCTGCTCGCCCTGCTGGCCTATTTTATCAGGGACTGGAGGCATCTAATGCTAGTGGTCACGTCACCATTTCTCCCCGCTCTCATCATCTGGTGGTGAGGTCACAAGGTGCTCGGGTCCAAGTGTACTCCCAAACTGAAAGGAGCCTGACAGTTGAGTCTACGTCATCTGATATGTGCGCAATTTCAGGTGGATCCCTGAGTCTGCGAGGTGGCTGCTTGTCAACGGGAAGGTGGAAGCTGCCCAGAAGTTTCTGTCGCAGTGCGCCAAGATGAATGGGAAGTTTAATCAGACCACAGTGTTGGAAACAGAGGTGAGACAGTCACGCAACGTGAATACAGACTGCTGTCTGCTATAGCCACATCTCCAACATCTGAGAGTTTCTGGCTTATTGTAGACTCTGAAGAAGATTGCTGCAGCTGGGGCTTCCAGTACCAGCCACTGCACCTACCTTGATCTGGTGAAGACGACCAAGCTGAGAAAAATCACAGCCTGCTGTGGGATCTTCTGGTAAAAACGATGTTTCTGGGCTTTTCTTCTCATCTCCATCCATCAGATGGAGAGGAGGTACTGTGGCTGTGTAGATGGAAATGCATGTTGATAGGTCAAATGTTCTTACACTGAATTCATGTAGGTTTCTGCAGAAATTGTGGCCAAGCAATATGGAAATGATGGAACTGTAGATTTGATTTGTCAGATTCTGGACTCCATTATTCACTTCTGTGGTATAATAGTTTTGAGTCAAATGTACCTTTTTATACTTTTGGATTCTCCATCTACAGGTTTGCAGTGGCCTTCACCTATTATGGGATCAGCTTCAAAATCACAGGTTTTGGTTTGAACATGTACCTCACACATTTCACCTATGCTGCCATTGAGGTGCCAGCCAAGGTCCTGACGTACTTCACCCTGGATCGAGTTGGCCGACGGAACGTTCAGGCCTGGTCGCTCATTATCACTGGGATCTTCATTGGGATTAACACAGTAATTCCTACAGGTGCTGACTCGCACACCTCGAGAAAGCTCTCTTAACCATACTCGTTCATACTTGATACTCACAATCATTTGTACATTATGTCAGTTGTCAATATTCATGTTACTTCTATTTTCATGTTTCCTTGTTTCTGGTACTTTTTGTTCTTGTGATAGATTCTCGATAGACCTTTATTCCAAGGCAATAAGTAATAATCTTGCTTTACATTTGATACTACCGGATGTGAGCTGAGTCAGACTGAACAAAGTACAACAACGGCTTTAGAGCATGTGCCTCGCTGGAGCATGTGCTTCATCTTCCTCATGTATTTTTGGATAATGCAATTAAGAATCAATGTGACCTTAGTGGTGCAGGAGGCAATAAGGGCTCTTTTGAGTCTTCTGCTCAGTAGTGATGTTCCAGACTGTGATCTTTGACTCATTTCCCTCAGACTATGGTCTGGTTCGGACCTTGGTGGCAGTGACTGGCAAGGGCTTCTCTGAGTCTGCCTTCACCACGGCTTTCCTCTACACGACTGAGCTCTTCCCGACCGTGCTTCGGTAAGGACACCTTCCAACTTTAATCCGACCCCAGGTGTCTTCCTGACATTTTTGTAGGGGTCTTACTTAAATTTCTTGAAGACCTCACTTGCTTCTGCATCCCTGCATCAACAGGCAGTGTGGTCTGGGCTATACCTCCTTTGTGGGCCGTATTGGCAGCTCCTTGGCTCCTCTGATCATGCTGCTGGAAGATGTCTGGGAATTCACCCCTCCGCTAATTTTTGCCACTGTTGCCATTTTGGGAGGCTGTGTGGTATTCCTTCTATCTGAAACATTGAACACCCGCTTACCTGAGAGCATCCAGGACGTTGAGGAAGAGAGGTTTGTGTGGGCATGTGTGTCTGGCTGTCTTGAGATGTTTGCAACATGGTTTGTCTGGCCTCatttaacatttcagtttttctgttcaTCCAGGAACAAGAGAACCCCTGAGAACCAGCTGGAGAACATTGAAATGAATTAGCAAACCTCTGGCTTCCACTGGAGATGAAAGCTCATGACATGTCGCTCCTGGACCCGAAATGCTACAGTGCTCTTAGGAATTGAGACGGAGTAGTTCTATGCAGGTTTCTTCAAACATTATCCACAAGGCCAAGAGAATGCACAAGTCCACAAGTTCCAGCTCGCCATAGCAACAGCTACAGACCTTGCTACTGGGAAAGAAGTTTAAATTAGTTAAATTACGGAATCAGGAACAATCGTTGAGGTAAGAAGATTTCATGTAAACATGGACATCCAAAGAAAAAAGGTATGATAGAAGATCCTGGACTGTTATAACTAGACTGATGTATGATTTACAATGTACAATTCCTACAGTACTGTTGCTAGAGTGAAAATTGGAAGCAAAAATGATCTCATGAATGCAAgctaaaatgcatattttcatattccATTATTCAATATTATCTTTGGGTTGTCTTCATAAGTGCATACATTGTTACAGTCCTTACAAAGGGAGAACTTCAGTCCCCATTCCTGTATTGTATACACAGCATGTTGCCTGTGCCTCATGTCAATAGTTGTGAAACACTACAGCAAAGATAGTAAACTCCAGTCATCAGAGCACAGTCATCAACTGTTCTGCTTATCCTTGCCTTGCCTTTGACCAAATCGACTGCAGTGAACAATGGTCATAACTCATCAACAAGGTTTGGGTTTGTCTACCCCCTCTCTGGTTTCTTCTGAAATCAATACATAAACATTAGGacctgttttatattttttagcaTTTCCATGTGATGAGGATGTCTTATAAGTTCACAAAAGGATCTGTGTTGTCTTGATACATGAGTTCAGCACATAACATTGGCACATGCAGATTTCATACTATTGCTTAATAAAATTGAAAGCCCTCTGCTGCTTATTTCAAAAGCGTGTTTACACCTATGTTACTGTGGACTTTGTTCAGTGAAAGTAACTGTAACTGAGGCCCAGAAATAAACCGTCATCAGAGGCAAGGTGTCAAAGGTCCAGAGAATGTCTCTTGGGCGTGGCCTTTCTGACGGCCCCTGACCACTATATTCTAGAGACGAGACAGATGCTATAAGAAGGTCGGGGGGACTGCGCCAGTGGCTGCTAAAGGAATCGAGCAAAATGACATAGGAGGGAAGGAGAAACATCTACCTCGTCCCACCCGAGTGTGAGTTTTTCCAAAGGCTTCAATGGGTTAAACGTGGCAGCTAGCCAGTGCCTGCGATTGTGCCAAATCAAAGGTTTATTATAACCAGCAATGGAACAAAGGAGGTTTAAAAGAACTGCATGATTTGATGCGTGG
It contains:
- the slc22a7a gene encoding solute carrier family 22 member 7a, which translates into the protein MNFEEVLQEVGGFSRFQFLVLHLISFSRLVIPLHFLLHNFISAVPPHRCALPHLENYGAQADEETLELSIPRNPSGALSSCTAFFAPYGNVSNSSAVALPCQNGWVYERSKFLSTTVTEWDLVCDNMKFNQSLATFFFVGVTLGGVLFGNLSDKFGRKPMLLVSFVLGGIMGTLAAFSVSYTMFAVTRTLCGVALTGITITTISLSIEWADIKHRTFTGIIVSLVWSVGNMLLALLAYFIRDWRHLMLVVTSPFLPALIIWWWIPESARWLLVNGKVEAAQKFLSQCAKMNGKFNQTTVLETETLKKIAAAGASSTSHCTYLDLVKTTKLRKITACCGIFWFAVAFTYYGISFKITGFGLNMYLTHFTYAAIEVPAKVLTYFTLDRVGRRNVQAWSLIITGIFIGINTVIPTDYGLVRTLVAVTGKGFSESAFTTAFLYTTELFPTVLRQCGLGYTSFVGRIGSSLAPLIMLLEDVWEFTPPLIFATVAILGGCVVFLLSETLNTRLPESIQDVEEERNKRTPENQLENIEMN